From Candidatus Cloacimonadota bacterium:
AACATCATTGGTAGGACTTAGTTCATCCGCAAAATACTTGCCAAAGCGGGGCTGAAGATTAATGAAACATGAGCATATTTAAGACCAGACAAGGTGAGTTTCTATGGCACCCCTTTTGCCTAATAGTTTTTGATAATAACTACTACATAATCCAGATTAATGTTTCGCTTGTTCTATCGTATTCGGATTGAGGTAGTTATATCTTTTTACTTATTTGCAGTGCTTCCAGATTTGCTTTCGAAACCGAAGTATCTGTCCAAATGAAGCTGCCTTTCTGGCAAGGAAAGTCCGCACATTCAGCACAAGTGGCATAGCCTTTACTGATGGCGCAGATGCGAATTTTACACACAAAGCAAAAGCCCAAATGTTTGCCATCGTTAAGGCATCCCTCGCAGGCGAGATCTTCTATTGGCACTACTTTATCAAATCTCTTTTTGTAGGCATCCTGTATATTTTGGAATAAGACTGGGTTCTTGGTTTTAGTAGCTTTATAGGCTGCACAATTTTGGCAGTCGTTGCCGCAGGGGGCAATTAGTTTTGGCATTTTCACTCCAATTGTTTTCATGTATCGGAAAAGCAAAAAAGTCCTTCCAATTGTTTAGAATTAAATCTGGAGTTATGGAAAGGACTTAATATATGCTGGAAACTAGTTTCCTTTGTTAAAATCCCGGTTTTCTTCGCGGTTGTTTACTTCCCAAAGTTTACTGGCACTATCTACAAGGATCAGGAACTCAGCTCTATATCCTTCTGTATCTTTTCCAATACTGGCGCTTGCCAGGTCTTTCACCATCTGCCAAGTTAGAGACTCTTTGTATTCTGAATTCTGTAACATCATGCCGTAGCCAATAACCGCAGAGGAGAATTTAAACGATTCAGACGCATTTTCCAATGGGATAATTTCGTTTTTTACTGGTAAGTCAAATGGGATGCTTACATCGCCATCGGGGAGCTTGTAACGCAACTTAATGGTCATAATTTCCGGAGATCTTTGAGCTTCGGAGCTTATCTTAACATCCTGATATTTTAGCTCATCAAGTTCCGGAATGGTCTCATTTGAATTCATAGGGATGATTTCGTAGACCGCTGTTACATTATGCCCCGCGCCCAGTTCACCAGCGTCTTTCGTATCGTCTTTAAAATCTTCTTTATTTAGCAATCTGTTTTCATAGCCGATCAAGCGATAAGCTTTTACATGCGCTGGATTGAATTCTATCTGCAATTTCACGTCCTTGGCGATAGTATACAGTGTGCTTACCATTTCGTTGACCAAAAACTTCTTTGCTTCTTTGATGTCGTCTATATAGGCGTAATTTCCATTTCCTTTATCTGCAAGCAGTTCCAGAGTGTT
This genomic window contains:
- a CDS encoding DUF3795 domain-containing protein; this translates as MPKLIAPCGNDCQNCAAYKATKTKNPVLFQNIQDAYKKRFDKVVPIEDLACEGCLNDGKHLGFCFVCKIRICAISKGYATCAECADFPCQKGSFIWTDTSVSKANLEALQISKKI